AGCTGATGCGGCCCTTGGCCAGCGGAGGATTGCGCGAGAAGTAGGTCTTGATGCCCTTGGTGATCGCGTTGGCGATTTCATCCTGGTAGCCATTGTCGCGCAGCTTGGCTTCCTCCTGCGGGTTCGAAATGAACGCCGTCTCAATCAGGATCGAAGGGATGTCCGGGGCCTTGAGGACGGCAAATCCGGCCTGCTCGACGGCGGCCTTGTGCAGATGGGCGATGCCGCCAATTTCGCTCAGCACCGCGCGCCCGAGCTTGAGGCTGTCGTTGATCTGGGCCGTGGTGGACAGGTCGAGCAGCACGCTGGCCAGCTGGCGGTCATGGGTGGCCATGCTGACCCCGCCGATGGCGTCGGCCTGGTTTTCCTTGTTGGCCAGCCAGCGCGCGGCCGAGGACGACGCGCCTTTTTCAGACAGCACGAAGACCGATGAACCGCGCGCGCTGGGACGGATAAAGGCGTCGGCATGAATGGATACGAACAGGTCGGCCTGGACGCTGCGCGCCTTGTCCACGCGCTTGCCGAGCGGGACGAAGTAATCGCCGTCGCGGGTGAGCATGACGCGCATATTGGGCTGCTCTTCGAGCTTGAACTTGAGGCGCTTGGCAATGGCCAGCACGATATCCTTTTCACGCGTGCCGGCGCGGCCGATGGCGCCCGGGTCTTCGCCGCCATGGCCGGGATCGATGGCCACCGTAATCATGCGCATGACCTTGTCCGGCTGGGCGCTGTCGGGCCGCGCGGAACTGGCCGGCGGCGGGACGGGCTCGGGCCGGGCCTGGGCCAGCGGCGGCACGGGCGCGCGCGCAGTGGGCACCGGGGGCGCCACCACGGACGGTGCCGGGCCGGGCGGGGCCACGGCCACGGCAGTGCCTGGCGCCGGGGCTGGCGGCTGCGGGCTGGCCGGGGTCGCAGAATTGGCAGGGGCGGGCGGCTGCGCCACGCCGGCCGGCGCGCCCGATGGCGACCAGTCGCCCTTTTCAATCATGGCGGCGATCGGATCGACCACCTTGACCGGATACAGGTCGAAAATGAGGCGGTGGTTGTAGGGCGACACGGGCGCCAGCTGGAATACCTGGGGCGTGATCTCTTCCTTCAGGTCAAACACCAGGCGCACGATGTTGGGCTGGTACTGGCCCACCCGTACCTGTTTGATGTACGGGTCTTCAGACTGGATCTTGGCCACCAGGGACTTGAGCGTGGCGTTGAGCGCCAGACCTTCAATGTCCACCACCAGCCGGTGCGGGTCGGGCACGGTGAAATGGGTGGCCTTGAGGATGGAGTCGTTTTCCAGCGTGACACGGGTGTAGTCGGGCGCGGGCCAGACGCGCACGGCCAGGATCTGGGCTGCCATCGCGGGCAGCAGCGGGGTGACGGACAGGAGCAGCGTGCCGCCGGCCTTGAGCACGGTGCGGCGGGTCACGGGGCTGGACGTCAGCGGTGTGGTGCGAAGGTGAGACGGTCGAGACATAGCAAACCCAGGTCGGACAACGCTTGCAATTCTACATCACGACCCGCGCCGGCGACGTTCAAACGGACCAGCACATCGGGCGGGGGCAATACCGGGGCGCCTTTCTCGGGCCATTCGACGATGCAGATGTTGCGGCCATTGAAGTCTTCGCGAAAGCCGGCGTCGAGAAATTCCTCCGGGCTGGCCATGCGGTACAGGTCAAAGTGGATCAGCTGCACGGCCTGCCCGCCGAGCACGATGCTGTACGGTTCGGCCAGGGTATAGGTGGGACTTTTCACCTTGCCCACGTGGCCGGCCGCGTGCAGCAGGGCGCGGGTGAGGGCGGTCTTGCCGGCGCCCAGGTCGCCATCGAGATGGATGACCAGGCCCGGCACCAGCACCCGCGCCAGGGCCGCGCCGAGGGCGGCGGTGTGGCTGTCATCGTCAAGATGGGCTGTAAAATGCGGCATCGAATAGAATGTCTTGTGTCGAAGTGAAGCGCGGTGTGACTGCGCCGGCGCGCACGCCATTGTAAAGCCGAAAACATCTCCATGCAGCCTACCCCTCCCGACCTGTCCGCACTGGCGCTGGCCATCAAGCGCTGGGGTGCCGAACTTGGCTTTGCCGAGGTGCGCATTGCCGACGTCGACCTGACGCACGCGGAAGCGGGCCTGCAGGCGTGGCTGGACGCGGGCCGCCATGGCGAGATGGATTATATGGCAAGCCACGGCATGAAGCGCGCCCGTCCGGCTGAACTGGTGCCGGGCACGGTGCGCGTGATCACGGCGCGCATGGATTACCTGCCGGCCGCGACACCGCACGACTGGCGCGAACGGGAACGGGCCCGCCTGGCCGACCCCCGGGCGGCCGTCATTTCCATTTACGCGCGCGGACGCGATTATCACAAGGTCTTGCGCAGCCGCCTGCAGCAGCTGGCCGAGCGCATCCGGACGGTGACGGGTGAGTATGGATTTCGGGTATTTACCGATTCCGCCCCCGTCATGGAATTGCCGCTGGCCGAAAAGGCGGGGCTGGGCTGGCGCGGCAAGCACACCCTCATGCTTAACCGCGAGGCAGGTTCCATGTTTTTTCTGGGCGAAATCCTGGTCGATATTGCCTTGCCGGTGGACGGGCCCGTGGACGCCCACTGCGGCCAGTGCCAGGCATGCATCGATGTCTGTCCCACCCAGGCCATCGTGGGCCCGGGCCGGCTCGATGCACGGCGCTGCATTTCCTACCTGACCATCGAACTCAAAAGCAGCATTCCGGAAGCGCTGCGCCCCTTGATCGGCAACCGCGTGTACGGCTGCGACGATTGCCAGACGGTCTGTCCCTGGAACAAGTTTGCCCAGCGCGCCGTGGTGCCGGACTTTGAAGAGCGCAACAGCCTGGGCAGCGAGAGCATGGCCGCGCTGTTTGCCTGGGACGATGGTGAATTCAACCGCCGCCTGGAAGGCAGTCCCATACGCCGCATTGGCCACGAGCGCTGGCTGCGCAACCTGGCGGTGGGCCTGGGCAATGCGGCCGATGCCATGCCGGGCGATGCGGCCGTGGTGGCGGCCCTGCAGGCGCGTAGCGCGCACCCCTCGGCCATGGTGCGCGAGCATGTGGCCTGGGCGCTGGCCCGGCACGGTATTTATCCGGACGGTGCCATGCGCTTGAGCCGGACGGCCGACCAGTCGCCATCGAGCGAAATCATGGCCACACCCGTCACGCCGCGCTGAGCGGCAAAGGCAAAGATCTTGTCGCGGTCAATATCGGTTGCCTTGGGCGCGGTGGGCTTGAGGTAGGCAATCCACAGCGAGCCCTTGTCACCGAGCCGGGCCATGGCCTGGTCCCACCATTTTTCCAGCTCGGCCTGGTTGAGGGCGAACAGGAGCACGATGTCGGCCACCTCCTCGCCTTCGCGCAGCATGTCGTCGGGCAGCTCCCCCACCACGGATGGATTGACGCCCCCATTGAACACCGCCAGCGACTTGACGGTCTTGAGGTAGAGCTTGTCGGCAATGGTCTTATCAGTCACAGTTGTCCTCCGAAAAAAACGGGCTGAAACCGCTGTCTGGAAAGAGTGAGATCGTTGACGCGGACGAAGGTTCGCCCGGCGCGCCGCCTTTTTTTCGGCCCTAGGGAGGCGCTGATCAATTGACGATTTCAGCGGGTTCCCGAAATTTGGAGGAATCGACCTCGCCGAAGAATCGCGACGCGCTTTTTCGGTGCCGTTTCTGCCGGGTTTTCAACGAAATTGCAGTATTCCTTGCGCCTTTCGGCGCTCAGGACGCTCTTCGGGTTTCAGTGATCGTAAATCGCCTGCCGGCCAGTACCAGATTGGCGAAGCCGAACAGCGTGAACAACTGGGCGGTGTTCTTCGCCAAACCACGGTAACGCGTCTTCCGATGACGGAACAGGTTCTTGATGACATGAAATGGATGCTCGACTTTCGCGCGCACGCTCGCCTTGAGATGCTCAAGCTTCTCGGTCATGCGGCCAAGCTTGTTCTTCGGCAGCGCCTTGCGTTTAGCGCGCTTCATCGCCACGTGCCAAGTCACCGGTTTGCCGATGTTCTCGGCCCGCTTTTCAACACCCTGATAACCGGCGTCGCCAAAGGCCGCCACTTCATCGCCGTGCAGCAGAGCGTGTGCTTGCGTCACATCGGAGACATTGCCAGCGGTGCCCACGACGGTATGCACAAGGCCCGATGCAGCGTCAACGCCGATGTGCGCTTTCATCCCGAAATGCCAGTCATTGCCCTTCTTCGATTGGTGCATTTCCGGGTCGCGCTCGCCGTCTTTGTTTTTGGTCGACGGTGGCGCGGCAATCAAGGTGGCATCCACAATGGTCCCTTCGCGCATCATCAATCCTTTGGCCGCCAGGTGCGCGTTGATCGCTTCGAAGATCTTCTGCGTCAGCCCCTTTGCTTCGAGCAAGTGGCGAAACTTGAGCAGCGTCGTCGCGTCCGGTGCGCTCTCGCGATTGAGGTCTATACCAACAAAAGCGCGGATCGCCTGGCTGTCGTAAATGGCGTCCTCAATACCCTCATCGGACAGACCAAAACACTGCTGGGCCACATACATGCGCAGCATGCGCGCCAAGCCGATCGGCGGACGGCCTGCACCAGTCACCTTCGGATAGTGCGGCTCGATCAGCTTATGCAGCTTGCCCCACGGCGTCGCCACGTCGATCTCAGCGAGGAAGCGGTCGCGGCGCGTCAGCTTCTTCTTAGCGGCGTACTCAAGGTCGGAAAAGCTCTTTTGCATGATCGATGGCGGCGCGGTGAAAGTACCGGTATTGTCTCAGGTCTGGCTGACGATGGAAACAGGCGCGCTCGAATTAATCAGTGCTTCCCTAGCACAAATCGCCCCGAGATCAAAGAATTTGATTTAAACCTGAATTAATTTCAACTCGCGTGCCATAAAAGCCACAATTTCCAAATTTAAATAAGTTATGATTAGCACCGCTTCGGCACCAACATGGTGCACCGGGGGCACAGAATGTGGGTAGGTTTGGGGAGTAGGTAGATAAAATAACGGTAATTCATGCCGGAGAAATATCGAGGAGACGCGCGTTTTACAGAATGCTGTTGGTCCAACCAAACGGCCGGGAACGTGAACAAAATTTGGAACGCACCGCAAGGTGCGTTTTTTTTCGGCCGTCCGAATGGCCGCCGCTTCCTGCAGGCGCTGCCGGCGTTATACTGTGCCCCATGACACTTGACCCCAGCAGCGCGCTGTTTTCCGCCATCGTGCCGGCCCCGTTCGGGGCCATCGGCATTCGCACCGCAACGGGGAGCCTGCGCGAGCTGGTCTACCTGCCGCCCCATTTTAGTGAACAGGCTGCCCTTGACGCCCAGGCCGAACAGGCGGCGCTGCAGGTGGCGCGCTACCTGGCCGATCCCGATTTTGTCTTCACCCTGGCCGTGCCGGAAGTGGGCAGCGCCTTCCAGCGCACCGTGTGGCGCGCCATTGCCGCCATCCCGCGCGGCACCGTGCGGACCTACGGGCAGGTGGCCAGCGCCATCGGTTCGGCCCCGCGCGCGGTCGGTCAGGCCTGCGGCGCCAACTGGTTTCCCCTGCTCGTGCCCTGCCACCGCGTGACGGCAGCCGGCGGGCTGGGCGGCTTTGCCAGCCATGACGACGAGCATGGCTTCCACCTGAGCGTCAAGCGCTGGCTGCTCAAGCATGAGGGCGTGAGCAATACTCCATGGCAGCAGCAATCAATCTTCGCCTGATCGACGCCTTTTGCGACAGCCTGTGGCTCGAGCATGGACTGGCAAAAAACTCGCTGGACGCCTACCGGCGCGACATGACACTATTTGCGCGCTGGCTGGAAGTGACCCGTCCCCAGCGCGCCAGCCTGCACGCGGTCGAGGCGCACGACCTCGATGCCTATTTTGCCGAGCGCCACGCCGACACCAAGCCCAGTTCGGCCAACCGGCGCCTGTCCGTCTTGAAACGCTTCTACCAGCTGGCCCTGCGCCAGCACCAGATCAGCGCCGACCCGTGCCTGAAGCTGGCCTCGGCGCGCCAGCCGCAGCGCTTTGTCCATACCCTGAGCGAAGCGCAGGTCGAAGCGCTGCTGCAGGCGCCGGACGTGGCCACGCCGCTCGGCCTGCGTGAACGCACCATGCTCGAACTGATGTATGCGAGCGGGCTGCGGGTGTCGGAACTGGTCACGCTCAAGATGACTGAACTGAGCCTGAACGATGGCGTGCTGCGCATCACGGGCAAGGGCAGCAAGACGCGCCTGGTGCCGTTCGGGCAGGAAGCGCGCGCCTGGATCGAGCGCTACGTGCGCGAGGCGCGCGGGGTGATTCTGAACGGGCAGGTGGACGATGCCCTGTTCGTGACGGGACGGGGCGGCCCCATGACGCGCCAGATGTTTTGGATCCTGATCAAGAAACACGCGGCCCGGGCCGGCATCACGGCGCCCCTGTCGCCGCACACCCTGCGCCACGCCTTTGCCACCCATTTGCTCAATCACGGTGCCGACTTGCGCGTGGTGCAACTGCTGCTGGGACACTCCGATATCTCCACCACACAAATTTACACCCATGTTGCGCGGGAGCGCATGAAACAGCTGCACGCCCAGCACCATCCACGTGGTTAAATTAAATGCAGAGTGGCTAACTGCGTCATAATGGACCCCACACGACAATTTTCCCGCAGACAACATAAGAGGTGATTCATGGCTAAAACCAATTTTTCGTACGAAAAGCGGCAACGGGAGTTAGAGAAGAAGAAAAAGGCCGAGGAAAAAGCCAGGAAGAAAGCAGAAGCGAAGAATGCGCCGGCCTCGCCCGATGGCGGCGCCGAAGAAGCCAATGAAGAGAGCGCCGAGAGCACGACCGATACCCAAGAATAAAGCAGTTCCCCGCACTTGCCACCAGCCCCCGCTTCCCGTCAATGGCTGACGGAAAGCGGGGGCTTGTTCTTGGGCGAACCGCCGGTGCCGGCTTCAGGCCACGGTTCAGGCAACCAGCTTCGGTTCCGGCGCCGGCTCGGCATGCGCATCGTGGTCGCCCTTGAAGTAGCGTACCGCCCGCTTGCCCAGGTTATCCAGGTAGGTGTAGGCCACCGGCACCACCACCAGGGTGAGCAGGGTGGACGTGATGACCCCGCCGATCACGGCGCGGCCCATCGGCGCCTGCATTTCCGAGCCTTCGCCCATGCCGATGGCCATCGGCAGCATGCCGAAGATCATGGCCAGGGTGGTCATGAGGATGGGGCGCAGGCGCACCTGGCCGGCATCCATGATGGCTTCGTACTGGCCCTTGCCTTCGCGCTGGCCCTGGTTGGTGAAGTCCACCAGCAAGATGGCATTCTTGGTCACCAGGCCCATCAGCATGATCACGCCGATGACCGAAAAGATATTGAGCGTGCTGCCCGTGACCAGGAGGGCCAGCAAGACCCCGATGAGCGAGAGCGGCAGCGACACCATGATGGCCACCGGCTGCAGGAAGCTGCCAAACTGCGAAGCGAGCACCAGGTAGATGAATACCACCGCGATGCCGAGCGCGGCCCCGGCCGAACCCATGGTTTCCGCCATTTCCTCGGCGTCGCCGCCCACTTCAAAGCGGATACCGGCAGGTAAATCAAACTCGGCCATGATCTTTTGCACATCCTTGTGGACGTCGCCATTCGGGCGGCCCTGCACGCCGGCATAGATGGCGACCCGGCGTTCCAGCGCCAGGCGCTTGAGCACCTGCGGGCTGGTGGCCGGCACGAATTGCACAAACTGGCGCAGCGGGACCATGATCGGGTTGCCGGCCGCATCGCGCCGGGTGGACGCCACCGACAGGTCGGCCAGGTCGGCCACTTTCTGGCGGCCCGACTTGGGCAGCTGCACATTGATGTCGTAGTTCTGGCCGTCCGGCGCCAGCCAGCGGCTGACCTGGTCGCCCGCAACAAAGGGACGCAGGGCCGCGCCCACCTGCTGGATCGACACGCCCAGATCGCTGGCCAGTTCATTGTTGATCTTGACGACGGTGGCGGGATTGGCGCCTTCCTGGCTGTATTCCATGTCGGTGATGCCCTTGACCGCGCTCACCTTTTCCATCAGGCGTCGCGCCACCGCGTCGAGCTTGGCTTCGTCGGCCCCGAGAATGTTGATGAAGACCGGCTTCCAGCCCACCGACATGCTGACACCGGCAATCGGTTCGAGCCGGGACCGGATCACCCCTTCCATCTCCTTCTGGGAGCGGCGCTTGACCTTGTTCTTGTCGACCAGCTTGACATTGACATGGGCCGTGTTGCGCCCGTCCCAGGTGCCCACGTTGGCCATCACGGTCTCGATTTCCTTGAATTCCTTGAGCGCCGCCTCGATCTGGCGCACCTTGCTGTCCGTGTATTCCAGGCTCGAGCCGATCGGCGCCTTGAAGCGCAGGTGGATGAAGCCGTTGTCCACCTGGGGCACCATTTCGCTGCCAATCTTCGGCACCAGGGCCAGGCTGGCGATGAACAGCACCAGTGCCAGCGTCAGGGTGGCCTTGCGCCAGCGCAGCGCCACGGCCAGCGTCTTGCCGTACCACAGGTGCAGCCGGTCGATGCCCAGCTCCACCTTGTCCATGGCGCGGCCCAGCCACGGCAGGTACTTGAAGCGGTCCTGGACGGGGTCGGGCCAGACCGACGACAGCATGGGGTCAAGCGTGAAGCTGACAAACAGCGACACCAGCACCGCCACGGCCACGGTAATGCCGAACTGGAGGAAGAACTTGCCGATGATGCCATCCATGAACGCGACCGGGATGAACACGGCCACGATGGCAAAGGTGGTGGCCATCACGGCCAGGCCGATTTCATTGGTGCCATCGTTGGCCGCCTTGACGTGGCTCTTGCCCATGCCCAGGTGGCGCACGATGTTTTCGCGCACCACGATGGCGTCGTCAATGAGCAGGCCAATACACAGCGACAGCGCCATCAGGGTCAGGAAGTTGAGCGTGAAGCCGAAAAACTTCATGGCGATGAAGCTGGCCATGACCGAGATCGGCAGCGTCAAGCCGGTAATGATGGTGCTGCGCCACGAATGCAGGAAGAAAAACACGATCACCATGGTCAGCAGCGCGCCTTCCATGATGGTGCGCTTGACGTTGGCCAGCTGCGCTTCGGTAAACAAGGACTGGTCTTCGATGATCTCGATCTTGACGTCGTCCGGCACCGCGCCCTTGAGCTTGGCGATGGCCGCCTTGACGCCCTGGCCCACTTCCACCACGTTGGCGTCCTGCACCTTGATCACTTCAATGGAAATGGCGCGCCGGCCATTGATGCGCGACAGCGACTGCTCTTCCTGCTCGCCATCGACCACCTCGGCCACCTGTTCCAGGTAGACGGGGCCATTGGCGTGGCGCGCCACGATGATCTTGTTAAAGCCGCGCACGTCGCGGATCTTGCCCTCGATGCGCACCAGGCGCTCGCTGGCACCATAGCTGATATTGCCGGCCGGCAGATTGGCATTGGTATTCTGGATGGCGCGCAAGACTTCATCGACGCCCACGTTCTGGCTGGTGAGCGCATCCGGGCGCAGGTTGATCAGCACCTGGCGGTTGGTCTTGCCGTTGACGCGCACCTGGCCCACCCCGGCCACGCCCTGCAGTCGCTTGCTGATGATCTGCTCGGTCATGACGGAGAGCTCGCGGATGGAGCGCTGCTCGGACATGAGCGACATGCGGATCACGGGCTGGGCATTGTCACCTTCCCAGCGCTGGATGTAGGGTTCGCGCGCCTCCTTGGGAAAGCCCGGCCGTACCTGGCCCACCTTGGCCCGGATGTCGGTGACGGCCCGTTCCACGTCCACCGACAGGGCCAGCTGCACCGACACCCCGCCGCGCCCTTCCCATGAATTCGATTCGAGCTTCTTGACGCCGCTGACCGAGTTGAGCGCTTCTTCGAGCGGGCGCACGATATCGTTTTCCACCTGTTCGGGCGAGGCGCCCGGGTAAGCGACCTCGATCCACACGCCCGGCATGGCCACATTGGGCATCGATTCCACGCCCAGGCCGCGGTAGGAAAACAGGCCCAGCACCATCAGGGCCACCATGACCATGGTGGCAAAGACGGGATTGTTGATACTGATTCGTGTCATCCACATGGCTTACCCCTTCGCGGCCACAACGACAGGGGCGGCCGGCAGCTTGACCTTGCTGCCGGGCTTGACGCCATCGAGCTTGCCGAGCAGGACGGTGGCGCCATCCTGCAGGCCCGCCTTGACGGCCACCATGCCATCGTCTTCGTTGCGCAGGCCCAGCGTGACCGGGCGCGCCACCACCTTGTTCGCTTCGATGGTATAGACCACGTCACTGTTGTTTTCCTGGCGCACGGCCGCCAGCGGCACCAGCGGCAGGGGGGCCGACTGGTCGGTGGTAATGAAACCCTTGGCAAACATGCCGCCCGACAGGGCAGTATCGGCATTGTCCACGCTGATATACACCAGCATGGCGCGCGAGCCGACCTCCGTCGTGGGATTGATGCGGGCAACCTTGCCGCCGAATTCGCGGCCCGGGTAGCCATCGACCCGGAACTGCACTGCCTGGCCCGTTTTGATGCGCGGAATCTCCGATGCCGGCACCTGGGCTTCCAGGGTCAACTGCTTGAGGTTGACGATGGTAAAGACCGGCATGTCGGGCGCCAGCTTTTCGCCGGCCTGGACATGGCGCTTGCTGATGATGCCGGCAAACGGCGCGCGGATGGCGGTGTCGTTCAGGGCATTCCTGGCCAGCTGCAGCTGGGCCTGGGCCGCCTTGACATTGGCCTGGGCCAGCTCCACCGAGTTCTGGGTGGTGTCGTAGGCCTGCTGGGAAATGTAGTTCTGCTTGAGCAGCGCCTGGCTGTTCTGATTGTTCTTGCGCGCCAGCGACAGGCGGGCGCTGGCTTCATCGAGCATGGCTTGCTGCTGGGCCACGCGCGCGCCCAGGTCGGCCTGTTCGATGCGTGCGATGACCTGGCCGGCCGCCACCTGCATCCCTTCGCGCACATCGGCATCCATCACCACGCCTGGCACCTTGGCGCGCACCGTGGCCTGGGTCAGGGGCGTGAGCGAACCGGACAGCGGCAGCCTGACACGCAGGGTGCCGGCCGAGACGGCGGCGATGTCGCCCCGTCCCAGTTCGTAGGTATCGATGACGGGCTTGCCATCGGCCATGGCCGGCGCTGGCGCGGCGGGCTTGGCGGGCGCCTGCATGGCATACCAGCCACCGCCTGCCAGCACCGCGACCAGCAAGGCGGCCAGCGGCGCCTTCCAGCGCCTGGGCGAAACGGTGGGCTGGACGGCGGCGCGGGGCAGGGTTTCTAGTTTCATGGTCATTGATCTTGTTGTTGAGATAGCGTTGGAGGCGCTTGTGCTCCGCCTTGTTCAAAGGTGGAGCGTACGGCGCATGGTGACACTATAAAAAAGAGCAAGGAAAGCAGGGGACGGATT
This region of Massilia sp. PAMC28688 genomic DNA includes:
- a CDS encoding N-acetylmuramoyl-L-alanine amidase produces the protein MSRPSHLRTTPLTSSPVTRRTVLKAGGTLLLSVTPLLPAMAAQILAVRVWPAPDYTRVTLENDSILKATHFTVPDPHRLVVDIEGLALNATLKSLVAKIQSEDPYIKQVRVGQYQPNIVRLVFDLKEEITPQVFQLAPVSPYNHRLIFDLYPVKVVDPIAAMIEKGDWSPSGAPAGVAQPPAPANSATPASPQPPAPAPGTAVAVAPPGPAPSVVAPPVPTARAPVPPLAQARPEPVPPPASSARPDSAQPDKVMRMITVAIDPGHGGEDPGAIGRAGTREKDIVLAIAKRLKFKLEEQPNMRVMLTRDGDYFVPLGKRVDKARSVQADLFVSIHADAFIRPSARGSSVFVLSEKGASSSAARWLANKENQADAIGGVSMATHDRQLASVLLDLSTTAQINDSLKLGRAVLSEIGGIAHLHKAAVEQAGFAVLKAPDIPSILIETAFISNPQEEAKLRDNGYQDEIANAITKGIKTYFSRNPPLAKGRIS
- the tsaE gene encoding tRNA (adenosine(37)-N6)-threonylcarbamoyltransferase complex ATPase subunit type 1 TsaE, producing the protein MPHFTAHLDDDSHTAALGAALARVLVPGLVIHLDGDLGAGKTALTRALLHAAGHVGKVKSPTYTLAEPYSIVLGGQAVQLIHFDLYRMASPEEFLDAGFREDFNGRNICIVEWPEKGAPVLPPPDVLVRLNVAGAGRDVELQALSDLGLLCLDRLTFAPHR
- the queG gene encoding tRNA epoxyqueuosine(34) reductase QueG, yielding MQPTPPDLSALALAIKRWGAELGFAEVRIADVDLTHAEAGLQAWLDAGRHGEMDYMASHGMKRARPAELVPGTVRVITARMDYLPAATPHDWRERERARLADPRAAVISIYARGRDYHKVLRSRLQQLAERIRTVTGEYGFRVFTDSAPVMELPLAEKAGLGWRGKHTLMLNREAGSMFFLGEILVDIALPVDGPVDAHCGQCQACIDVCPTQAIVGPGRLDARRCISYLTIELKSSIPEALRPLIGNRVYGCDDCQTVCPWNKFAQRAVVPDFEERNSLGSESMAALFAWDDGEFNRRLEGSPIRRIGHERWLRNLAVGLGNAADAMPGDAAVVAALQARSAHPSAMVREHVAWALARHGIYPDGAMRLSRTADQSPSSEIMATPVTPR
- a CDS encoding DUF3052 family protein, with product MTDKTIADKLYLKTVKSLAVFNGGVNPSVVGELPDDMLREGEEVADIVLLFALNQAELEKWWDQAMARLGDKGSLWIAYLKPTAPKATDIDRDKIFAFAAQRGVTGVAMISLDGDWSAVRLKRMAPSG
- a CDS encoding IS5 family transposase translates to MQKSFSDLEYAAKKKLTRRDRFLAEIDVATPWGKLHKLIEPHYPKVTGAGRPPIGLARMLRMYVAQQCFGLSDEGIEDAIYDSQAIRAFVGIDLNRESAPDATTLLKFRHLLEAKGLTQKIFEAINAHLAAKGLMMREGTIVDATLIAAPPSTKNKDGERDPEMHQSKKGNDWHFGMKAHIGVDAASGLVHTVVGTAGNVSDVTQAHALLHGDEVAAFGDAGYQGVEKRAENIGKPVTWHVAMKRAKRKALPKNKLGRMTEKLEHLKASVRAKVEHPFHVIKNLFRHRKTRYRGLAKNTAQLFTLFGFANLVLAGRRFTITETRRAS
- a CDS encoding methylated-DNA--[protein]-cysteine S-methyltransferase → MTLDPSSALFSAIVPAPFGAIGIRTATGSLRELVYLPPHFSEQAALDAQAEQAALQVARYLADPDFVFTLAVPEVGSAFQRTVWRAIAAIPRGTVRTYGQVASAIGSAPRAVGQACGANWFPLLVPCHRVTAAGGLGGFASHDDEHGFHLSVKRWLLKHEGVSNTPWQQQSIFA
- the xerD gene encoding site-specific tyrosine recombinase XerD produces the protein MAAAINLRLIDAFCDSLWLEHGLAKNSLDAYRRDMTLFARWLEVTRPQRASLHAVEAHDLDAYFAERHADTKPSSANRRLSVLKRFYQLALRQHQISADPCLKLASARQPQRFVHTLSEAQVEALLQAPDVATPLGLRERTMLELMYASGLRVSELVTLKMTELSLNDGVLRITGKGSKTRLVPFGQEARAWIERYVREARGVILNGQVDDALFVTGRGGPMTRQMFWILIKKHAARAGITAPLSPHTLRHAFATHLLNHGADLRVVQLLLGHSDISTTQIYTHVARERMKQLHAQHHPRG
- a CDS encoding efflux RND transporter permease subunit, with protein sequence MWMTRISINNPVFATMVMVALMVLGLFSYRGLGVESMPNVAMPGVWIEVAYPGASPEQVENDIVRPLEEALNSVSGVKKLESNSWEGRGGVSVQLALSVDVERAVTDIRAKVGQVRPGFPKEAREPYIQRWEGDNAQPVIRMSLMSEQRSIRELSVMTEQIISKRLQGVAGVGQVRVNGKTNRQVLINLRPDALTSQNVGVDEVLRAIQNTNANLPAGNISYGASERLVRIEGKIRDVRGFNKIIVARHANGPVYLEQVAEVVDGEQEEQSLSRINGRRAISIEVIKVQDANVVEVGQGVKAAIAKLKGAVPDDVKIEIIEDQSLFTEAQLANVKRTIMEGALLTMVIVFFFLHSWRSTIITGLTLPISVMASFIAMKFFGFTLNFLTLMALSLCIGLLIDDAIVVRENIVRHLGMGKSHVKAANDGTNEIGLAVMATTFAIVAVFIPVAFMDGIIGKFFLQFGITVAVAVLVSLFVSFTLDPMLSSVWPDPVQDRFKYLPWLGRAMDKVELGIDRLHLWYGKTLAVALRWRKATLTLALVLFIASLALVPKIGSEMVPQVDNGFIHLRFKAPIGSSLEYTDSKVRQIEAALKEFKEIETVMANVGTWDGRNTAHVNVKLVDKNKVKRRSQKEMEGVIRSRLEPIAGVSMSVGWKPVFINILGADEAKLDAVARRLMEKVSAVKGITDMEYSQEGANPATVVKINNELASDLGVSIQQVGAALRPFVAGDQVSRWLAPDGQNYDINVQLPKSGRQKVADLADLSVASTRRDAAGNPIMVPLRQFVQFVPATSPQVLKRLALERRVAIYAGVQGRPNGDVHKDVQKIMAEFDLPAGIRFEVGGDAEEMAETMGSAGAALGIAVVFIYLVLASQFGSFLQPVAIMVSLPLSLIGVLLALLVTGSTLNIFSVIGVIMLMGLVTKNAILLVDFTNQGQREGKGQYEAIMDAGQVRLRPILMTTLAMIFGMLPMAIGMGEGSEMQAPMGRAVIGGVITSTLLTLVVVPVAYTYLDNLGKRAVRYFKGDHDAHAEPAPEPKLVA
- a CDS encoding efflux RND transporter periplasmic adaptor subunit, which encodes MKLETLPRAAVQPTVSPRRWKAPLAALLVAVLAGGGWYAMQAPAKPAAPAPAMADGKPVIDTYELGRGDIAAVSAGTLRVRLPLSGSLTPLTQATVRAKVPGVVMDADVREGMQVAAGQVIARIEQADLGARVAQQQAMLDEASARLSLARKNNQNSQALLKQNYISQQAYDTTQNSVELAQANVKAAQAQLQLARNALNDTAIRAPFAGIISKRHVQAGEKLAPDMPVFTIVNLKQLTLEAQVPASEIPRIKTGQAVQFRVDGYPGREFGGKVARINPTTEVGSRAMLVYISVDNADTALSGGMFAKGFITTDQSAPLPLVPLAAVRQENNSDVVYTIEANKVVARPVTLGLRNEDDGMVAVKAGLQDGATVLLGKLDGVKPGSKVKLPAAPVVVAAKG